The following are encoded in a window of Sinomonas cyclohexanicum genomic DNA:
- a CDS encoding TIGR03089 family protein: MLSTIPDLLRQLRSGHHASSPRLTWYGPGGERIELSGRVLDNWVAKTSNFLSEELEAERGTRVRLDLPAHWKSVVVALAAWQVGAVVLDGDASAAEITFEGPGTLQDSADDAVAPGGERVAVALGALELAYPGELPEGTHDYAALVRQFADSFEPFDPPAPDDVALASAGEELTQEALLRDFAVPAVEGARILVGAGEGLRDVLARLLGAWAAGGSAVLLHEEVRETATLRSAEKISSAEKISESD; this comes from the coding sequence ATGCTCTCCACCATCCCCGATCTCCTGCGGCAGCTGCGCAGCGGCCACCACGCTTCCTCCCCGCGCCTGACCTGGTACGGCCCCGGGGGCGAGCGCATCGAGCTCTCCGGTCGGGTCCTGGACAACTGGGTCGCCAAGACCTCTAACTTCCTCTCCGAGGAGCTCGAGGCCGAGCGCGGTACGCGCGTGCGGCTCGACCTCCCGGCACACTGGAAGTCAGTGGTGGTCGCGCTAGCGGCGTGGCAGGTCGGCGCGGTGGTGCTCGACGGCGACGCGTCGGCCGCAGAGATCACCTTCGAGGGGCCGGGCACGCTGCAGGATTCAGCGGACGACGCCGTTGCCCCCGGCGGCGAGCGGGTCGCCGTCGCGCTCGGCGCCCTCGAGCTGGCCTACCCCGGCGAGCTGCCCGAGGGCACGCACGACTACGCGGCCCTCGTGCGGCAGTTCGCGGACTCGTTCGAGCCTTTCGACCCGCCGGCGCCGGACGACGTGGCGCTCGCCTCAGCGGGCGAGGAGCTCACGCAGGAGGCCCTGCTGCGCGACTTCGCGGTTCCCGCGGTCGAGGGCGCGCGCATCCTCGTCGGCGCAGGCGAGGGGCTCAGGGACGTGCTCGCGCGCCTTCTGGGCGCGTGGGCCGCAGGGGGCTCTGCAGTGCTGCTGCATGAGGAGGTGCGGGAGACCGCGACCCTCCGCTCGGCGGAGAAGATCAGCTCAGCGGAGAAGATCAGCGAGTCCGACTAG
- a CDS encoding WhiB family transcriptional regulator — protein sequence MGQAERIQYESAVAAQASTRYRSRGIPSDWYVDPADPDAQERYRALSDEALEDAATALLTAHEAEEAELDPDDEPTDEAIERALALLANPSLHTPKPVVIDLVQPGEPEEGELAWQAEALCAQTDPEAFFPEKGGSTRDAKKVCGSCTVRAQCLEYALANDERFGIWGGLSERERRRLRKRAV from the coding sequence GTGGGACAGGCGGAGCGTATCCAGTATGAGTCGGCGGTCGCTGCGCAGGCGTCGACGCGGTACCGATCGAGGGGGATCCCCTCCGACTGGTATGTCGACCCGGCGGACCCCGACGCGCAAGAGCGCTACAGGGCCCTGTCCGACGAGGCCCTCGAGGACGCCGCAACGGCCTTACTCACGGCCCATGAGGCGGAAGAGGCTGAGCTCGACCCCGACGACGAACCGACCGACGAGGCGATCGAGCGGGCACTGGCCCTGCTCGCAAACCCGTCGCTGCACACGCCCAAGCCCGTCGTGATCGACCTCGTCCAGCCGGGCGAGCCCGAGGAGGGCGAGCTCGCGTGGCAGGCGGAGGCGCTGTGCGCCCAGACCGATCCGGAGGCGTTCTTCCCCGAGAAGGGGGGCTCGACCCGTGACGCGAAGAAGGTCTGCGGGTCCTGCACCGTGCGCGCCCAGTGCCTCGAGTACGCGCTCGCCAACGACGAGCGGTTCGGGATCTGGGGCGGCCTCTCCGAGCGCGAGCGCCGCCGCCTGAGGAAGCGGGCGGTCTGA
- a CDS encoding glycosyltransferase family 2 protein — protein MPRVRARQRRAVRDLGRPLRARAPPPEEAGGLILDAVRVTAVVVAHDGDAHLPSTLAAIARQTRPADAVLGVDTGSRDDSVGLMQDALGAEHVASVRASGGFGGAVARGLGELEGDGAASAGEWLWLLHDDSAPAPDALAVLLEAVEAAPRVAVAGCKQLDADAPGRLLDVGLSVSRWGERLTLIDVDEQDQGQYDAKSDVFAVNSAGMLIRRDVWERLGGFDAALPATGDDVDFCWRARLAGHRVVVVPAARILHTVRPDAAGTPFAARRAEVYSRLKHAPLWALPFHALGALLGGLWQFALGIVVKEPRLGAAKLGASLAALAMVGSLARGRRVASRTRAVSRSVVMVPPLVTPRAEVWAHRRALLESAAAESDSVVGDGTGSADGPSEPTGDSQHDFAALAVSSRGWTGTGAAVVAAMALVAGLVALAPLLGAEAAVGGALAPVSSGISAVFAHATSWWTALGAGQPGHGDPFDLVVWVLGILGLGDANRAVVVALVLAAPVAGLGAWALAASLTAHRAPRTLAALVWAAAPSLIVALGQGRLGAVIAHAALPWAALGMLRAVGGARIRGAAGHHEPRAGSGGVPSWTAAAAGGLALACATAGAPSLVPLAAAVVLVLTLVLRGRARTLWWVLVPTVAIFLPLWVSAPGNLRAWIADPGVPLPAAPAAPWQLVLGQPVAFDAATGLTGVPFLPAGVPWSLLAAILVGAPVLGAAVAGAVLLTGRRGAAARLLLALGIGALAYAWAVSRVPTAVAGDALATPFAGPSLGAGCLAFLGVAVLAGDWLIERRRAAAHRGGAARTAAAAAALAAVLIAAGPVGVLVQWATTGLTHPQSSGGLGPEALVAPGKARVLPATAADLGLGPQQTRTLVLRATDAGGFTASLMRGSGTTLDALSAIASSHRIAGEWGAERIAADDGALAAMRRAVATVGGGAAVDPRADLEQLGVGFVVLADTSAADQLTASTIDSVPSLVAVGHTDAGWLWRVTPTTAAPDAGFAIDQRVRIVDASGRTLQPVPSGAEGLSSALPAGPEGRRLVLSERVDAGWQATLDGMPLRPTSQDWAQAFELPAQGGQLEVRYANPAAFPLGVLTVAALAVTALLAIPATARRSRPGTPGRVASALLTSEAQRRGPKQRDAQRRRPKRRRRTRAEAGASPRPDGPGPDAPGADHAPSSAGPSRGEEPAHDEAHV, from the coding sequence GTGCCTCGAGTACGCGCTCGCCAACGACGAGCGGTTCGGGATCTGGGGCGGCCTCTCCGAGCGCGAGCGCCGCCGCCTGAGGAAGCGGGCGGTCTGATCCTGGACGCCGTACGCGTCACCGCAGTCGTCGTAGCCCACGACGGCGATGCGCACCTGCCCTCGACCCTGGCCGCCATCGCCCGTCAGACGAGGCCGGCCGACGCCGTCCTGGGCGTCGACACCGGCTCTCGGGACGATTCGGTCGGCCTCATGCAGGATGCGCTCGGCGCCGAGCACGTCGCCTCGGTCCGCGCGTCCGGTGGGTTCGGCGGTGCGGTGGCTCGCGGGCTGGGGGAGCTCGAGGGCGACGGCGCCGCGTCCGCCGGAGAGTGGCTCTGGCTGCTCCACGACGACTCGGCTCCGGCCCCGGACGCCCTCGCCGTCCTGCTCGAGGCCGTCGAGGCGGCCCCGAGGGTCGCCGTGGCCGGCTGCAAGCAGCTCGACGCCGATGCGCCCGGCCGACTGCTCGACGTCGGGCTGTCCGTGAGCCGGTGGGGCGAACGCCTCACCCTGATCGACGTGGACGAGCAGGACCAGGGCCAGTACGACGCCAAGAGCGATGTGTTCGCGGTCAACTCCGCCGGGATGCTCATCCGGCGCGACGTCTGGGAGCGCCTCGGAGGCTTCGACGCGGCACTTCCCGCGACCGGCGACGATGTGGACTTCTGCTGGCGCGCCCGCCTCGCGGGCCATCGGGTCGTGGTGGTCCCCGCCGCGCGGATCCTGCACACCGTGAGGCCCGACGCGGCCGGCACGCCTTTCGCCGCCCGGCGCGCCGAGGTCTACTCCCGGCTCAAGCACGCGCCCCTGTGGGCGCTCCCCTTCCATGCGCTTGGGGCGCTCCTCGGCGGACTCTGGCAGTTCGCGCTCGGGATCGTGGTGAAGGAGCCCCGGCTCGGCGCCGCGAAGCTGGGCGCGAGCCTGGCCGCCCTGGCGATGGTGGGCAGCCTCGCCCGAGGGCGCCGCGTCGCGTCCAGGACGCGCGCGGTCTCGCGGTCCGTGGTCATGGTTCCCCCGCTCGTCACCCCGCGAGCCGAGGTCTGGGCACACCGCCGCGCGCTGCTCGAATCCGCCGCGGCGGAATCGGACTCCGTGGTGGGGGACGGCACAGGCAGCGCCGACGGCCCGAGCGAGCCGACCGGGGACTCCCAGCACGACTTCGCGGCCCTTGCGGTCTCCTCGCGCGGCTGGACCGGCACCGGCGCCGCGGTCGTGGCGGCCATGGCGCTCGTGGCCGGACTCGTGGCGCTGGCCCCCCTCCTCGGCGCGGAGGCCGCGGTGGGCGGAGCCTTGGCGCCGGTCTCGTCGGGCATCTCGGCGGTCTTCGCCCACGCCACCAGCTGGTGGACGGCCCTCGGGGCGGGTCAGCCGGGCCATGGCGACCCCTTCGACCTCGTCGTCTGGGTGCTTGGAATCCTGGGCCTCGGCGACGCGAACCGCGCGGTGGTGGTGGCACTGGTCCTCGCCGCCCCCGTTGCTGGCCTGGGCGCGTGGGCCCTCGCGGCGAGCCTCACCGCACATCGCGCGCCCCGCACCCTCGCCGCGCTCGTGTGGGCCGCGGCACCGTCACTCATCGTCGCCCTCGGACAGGGGCGGCTCGGAGCGGTGATCGCGCATGCGGCCTTGCCGTGGGCCGCGCTCGGCATGCTGCGCGCCGTGGGCGGGGCACGGATCAGGGGCGCCGCGGGCCACCACGAGCCCCGCGCCGGCTCGGGCGGCGTTCCGTCCTGGACCGCCGCTGCGGCCGGGGGACTCGCACTGGCGTGCGCGACGGCGGGTGCGCCCTCGCTCGTGCCGCTCGCCGCCGCCGTCGTGCTCGTCCTGACGCTCGTGCTGCGTGGGCGGGCCAGGACGCTGTGGTGGGTCCTCGTCCCGACCGTCGCCATCTTCCTCCCGCTCTGGGTCTCGGCCCCGGGCAACCTGAGGGCATGGATCGCCGATCCCGGCGTCCCTCTCCCGGCCGCCCCCGCCGCGCCCTGGCAACTCGTGCTCGGCCAGCCCGTCGCGTTCGACGCCGCGACCGGGCTCACAGGCGTCCCGTTCCTCCCGGCCGGCGTGCCGTGGTCGCTGCTGGCGGCGATCCTCGTCGGCGCGCCCGTGCTCGGGGCGGCCGTGGCCGGCGCGGTCCTGCTGACCGGGCGCCGCGGGGCCGCCGCGCGGCTCCTGCTGGCGCTGGGCATCGGAGCGCTCGCCTACGCGTGGGCCGTCTCGCGCGTCCCGACGGCGGTCGCGGGCGACGCGCTCGCCACGCCGTTCGCCGGCCCGAGCCTCGGCGCGGGCTGCCTCGCGTTCCTCGGAGTTGCGGTGCTCGCGGGCGACTGGCTCATCGAGCGCCGCCGCGCTGCGGCACACCGCGGTGGCGCCGCGCGAACCGCCGCCGCGGCGGCCGCGCTCGCCGCGGTGCTCATCGCTGCTGGCCCGGTGGGCGTTCTCGTGCAGTGGGCCACGACGGGCCTGACCCACCCGCAGTCGTCCGGCGGCCTCGGGCCGGAGGCGCTCGTCGCCCCCGGAAAGGCCAGAGTCCTGCCCGCCACGGCCGCAGACCTGGGGCTCGGCCCCCAGCAGACCCGCACTCTCGTACTCCGTGCCACCGATGCGGGCGGGTTCACGGCGAGCCTCATGCGCGGATCGGGCACCACGTTGGACGCGCTCTCGGCGATCGCCTCCTCGCACCGGATCGCCGGCGAGTGGGGTGCAGAGCGGATCGCGGCGGACGACGGCGCCCTGGCCGCCATGCGCCGCGCCGTCGCCACCGTGGGCGGAGGCGCCGCCGTGGATCCCCGTGCAGACCTCGAGCAGCTCGGCGTCGGCTTCGTGGTCCTCGCGGACACGAGCGCTGCCGACCAGCTCACCGCCAGCACGATCGACTCCGTCCCCTCGCTCGTCGCCGTGGGCCACACCGACGCGGGCTGGCTGTGGCGCGTGACGCCGACGACCGCCGCGCCCGACGCAGGGTTCGCCATCGACCAGCGAGTCCGCATCGTCGACGCGTCGGGCAGGACCCTCCAACCCGTCCCGTCAGGAGCCGAGGGCCTCTCGTCCGCGCTTCCGGCGGGCCCCGAGGGCCGCAGGCTTGTACTTTCCGAGCGCGTCGACGCGGGCTGGCAGGCCACGCTCGACGGCATGCCGCTCCGGCCCACGTCCCAAGACTGGGCCCAGGCGTTCGAGCTCCCCGCCCAGGGCGGCCAGCTCGAGGTCCGCTACGCGAATCCCGCAGCCTTCCCGCTGGGCGTGCTGACGGTTGCGGCACTCGCCGTGACGGCCCTCCTGGCGATCCCGGCGACGGCCCGCCGGAGCCGCCCGGGCACGCCGGGGCGCGTCGCGTCCGCGCTGCTGACGTCAGAGGCGCAGCGCCGGGGACCAAAGCAGCGGGATGCACAGCGGCGGAGACCCAAGCGGCGGAGGCGCACTCGGGCCGAGGCCGGCGCGTCCCCCCGACCGGACGGTCCAGGGCCCGATGCCCCGGGGGCCGATCACGCGCCCAGTTCCGCCGGACCGAGTCGGGGAGAGGAGCCCGCCCACGATGAAGCCCACGTCTGA
- a CDS encoding DUF5719 family protein, translating to MKPTSDQPGPQRPPTAAAAPPTAAAAPRLRLRAAVAAAVGVVLAGAGAGLTVAASAVPEPSALGPRDAQSIDVPTGDSVRVCPGPARLLEGTPVQGDPQFSPASRTAKTAVSGIVLSDTQGTLPDAALGPLGGTALKSLPGQSAPAGTVAQPRAAVVSGVPTDALSALTAKPLSGAATALGGMTRFEAGDGDLRGLATATCTAPSNDQWLSGAETTVGRTSVLTLTNPSATPATVDLEFFGDKPLAQAPPSSRGLTVKPGSSASYVLSGYMPGQSNVSVHVRSTGGPVAASIQQSTLRGLTPGGVELITAGAPPAPRQTVTGIELQDPGQSKDLASRDGFADARPAVQITVPGAADAVVQLRVYGRNGAVQLPGGGVVTAKAGAVTEVPLAGLPAGVYSVSATADVSFSASARVPRGLSATQPMDFALATASQRIGDSHVVAVGSGGSRQIVFGVPDGRAQIRAVPVSADGAMHSPVTLDVAGGTTAVLDVPETVDGAALAGYVLSASGDAAFGSLLSKGDGNAISSASIIPAAAGSETLPVTLGY from the coding sequence ATGAAGCCCACGTCTGACCAGCCCGGGCCGCAGAGGCCCCCCACTGCTGCCGCCGCGCCCCCCACCGCTGCCGCCGCGCCCCGCCTGCGCCTGCGCGCCGCGGTCGCGGCCGCCGTCGGCGTGGTCCTGGCGGGCGCGGGGGCCGGGCTCACCGTCGCCGCCTCGGCCGTGCCCGAGCCGTCAGCCCTGGGCCCTCGGGACGCCCAGTCCATCGACGTGCCCACCGGGGACTCCGTGCGCGTCTGCCCGGGCCCAGCGCGGCTCCTCGAGGGCACCCCGGTCCAGGGCGACCCGCAGTTCAGCCCGGCCAGCAGGACCGCCAAGACGGCCGTGAGCGGGATCGTGCTTTCCGACACCCAGGGCACCCTTCCGGACGCCGCCCTCGGCCCACTGGGTGGCACCGCACTGAAGTCCCTCCCCGGACAGTCCGCCCCGGCGGGCACGGTCGCGCAGCCGCGCGCCGCCGTCGTGAGCGGTGTGCCGACGGACGCGCTGAGCGCCCTCACGGCCAAACCGCTCTCGGGGGCCGCGACCGCACTGGGCGGCATGACCCGCTTCGAGGCCGGCGACGGGGATCTCCGCGGGCTCGCCACGGCCACCTGCACGGCCCCTTCCAACGACCAGTGGCTCTCGGGCGCCGAGACGACGGTGGGCCGCACCTCGGTACTCACCCTCACGAACCCGAGCGCGACTCCCGCCACGGTGGACCTCGAGTTCTTCGGGGACAAGCCCCTGGCCCAGGCACCGCCCTCGAGCCGCGGCCTGACGGTCAAGCCCGGCAGCTCGGCGTCGTATGTGCTGAGCGGCTACATGCCCGGCCAGTCCAACGTGTCCGTGCACGTGCGCAGCACGGGCGGTCCCGTGGCCGCGTCGATCCAGCAGTCCACGCTCCGTGGGCTGACCCCCGGCGGCGTCGAGCTCATCACGGCGGGCGCGCCACCGGCGCCGCGGCAGACGGTGACGGGGATCGAACTGCAGGATCCCGGCCAGTCGAAGGACCTCGCGTCCCGGGACGGCTTCGCAGACGCCCGGCCGGCCGTGCAGATCACCGTCCCCGGCGCGGCCGACGCCGTCGTGCAGCTCCGCGTCTACGGGCGCAACGGCGCGGTGCAGCTTCCGGGCGGCGGCGTCGTGACGGCCAAGGCGGGGGCAGTGACCGAGGTCCCGCTCGCGGGGCTCCCCGCGGGCGTCTACAGCGTCTCCGCGACCGCGGACGTATCGTTCTCCGCGAGCGCCCGCGTGCCGCGGGGCCTCTCGGCCACCCAACCGATGGACTTCGCCCTCGCCACGGCGTCGCAGCGGATCGGGGACAGCCACGTGGTGGCGGTGGGTTCCGGCGGATCGCGGCAGATCGTCTTCGGTGTCCCGGACGGCAGGGCCCAGATCCGGGCGGTACCGGTGTCCGCCGACGGCGCCATGCACAGCCCCGTGACGCTCGACGTGGCCGGAGGGACCACCGCGGTCCTGGACGTCCCGGAGACGGTCGACGGCGCGGCCCTGGCCGGGTACGTCCTGTCCGCCTCCGGCGACGCGGCCTTCGGATCGCTGCTGTCCAAGGGCGACGGCAACGCGATCTCCTCGGCCTCGATCATCCCGGCTGCGGCTGGGTCCGAGACGCTGCCCGTGACCTTGGGCTACTAG
- a CDS encoding metallopeptidase family protein, which produces MQDSPFPGAPLSSDGPSLSIRSVPPEGEPGAGRLRTFRERRRNRHGRGLRGEILPSVLPASRTRAERFEDWVFDAADRLQELNGSKLDGVEYAVEQIPPGLEQMLREGGTPPQGQYTPGGPGRAPRITIYRRVVETGAGSPAELQDLVHDIVVEYTALMLGVAPESLDPYYRGY; this is translated from the coding sequence ATGCAGGACAGTCCGTTCCCCGGGGCGCCGCTCAGCTCGGACGGCCCTTCCCTGAGCATCCGCTCCGTCCCACCGGAGGGTGAGCCGGGGGCCGGTCGGCTCAGGACCTTCAGGGAGCGCCGCAGGAACCGTCACGGCCGAGGCCTCCGCGGCGAGATCCTCCCCTCGGTCCTGCCTGCCAGCCGCACCCGTGCCGAGCGGTTCGAGGACTGGGTGTTCGACGCCGCGGACAGGCTGCAGGAGCTCAATGGGTCGAAACTGGACGGCGTCGAGTACGCGGTCGAGCAGATCCCGCCGGGCCTCGAGCAGATGCTCCGCGAGGGCGGGACACCGCCGCAGGGCCAGTACACGCCCGGCGGCCCGGGTCGGGCCCCGCGGATCACGATCTACCGGCGGGTCGTGGAGACCGGCGCCGGGTCCCCGGCCGAGCTGCAGGACCTCGTCCATGACATCGTCGTCGAGTACACCGCCCTCATGCTGGGCGTGGCACCCGAGAGCCTCGACCCGTACTACCGCGGCTACTAG
- a CDS encoding DUF3499 domain-containing protein — MGPLRHCSRSACRQAAVATLTYVYAESTAVLGPLATYAEPHSYDLCATHADRLTVPRGWEVLRLAIPAAPPRSPDDILALADAVREQEAAGEEHDAGPSAPSSAHRGGSSRGPLEAPPSVEGTVRRHLRLLREPS; from the coding sequence GTGGGTCCACTACGCCATTGTTCTCGATCTGCGTGCCGCCAGGCTGCGGTGGCCACGCTGACGTATGTCTACGCCGAATCGACCGCTGTCCTCGGTCCTCTGGCCACATACGCGGAGCCCCACAGCTATGACCTGTGCGCGACCCACGCCGACCGACTGACGGTGCCCCGCGGCTGGGAGGTGCTCCGACTCGCCATCCCCGCGGCCCCGCCGCGCAGCCCCGACGACATCCTCGCCCTCGCCGATGCGGTCCGCGAGCAGGAGGCGGCCGGAGAGGAGCACGACGCCGGGCCCTCCGCCCCGTCCTCGGCGCACCGCGGCGGGTCCTCCCGCGGGCCCCTCGAGGCGCCTCCCAGTGTGGAGGGGACCGTACGGCGTCACCTGCGCCTCCTGCGGGAGCCGTCCTAA